The Papaver somniferum cultivar HN1 chromosome 3, ASM357369v1, whole genome shotgun sequence genome includes a region encoding these proteins:
- the LOC113360487 gene encoding HVA22-like protein i translates to MTARLKHDVLSCSRESFRIFVAMFTVSRRSVNIVIYWVAMYNEAKLAFFIYSTETDRTLVEWRARFDVTFLHVQKDTSHGQMRAVEIMQYVAKHCKGKPKPSQERNGAVSKQSPIIAQNLQSFPTLKDKLNQHHLETSSKNKDGNVPAQMASPIAKLPDPTLGEGILENLKESPLSTNGLASGMTVFPKFTIEITNPFKKNGV, encoded by the coding sequence ATGACTGCCAGGTTGAAACATGATGTTTTGTCTTGCAGCAGGGAAAGTTTCAGGATTTTTGTTGCAATGTTTACAGTCTCTAGAAGGTCCGTGAACATTGTTATTTACTGGGTTGCGATGTATAATGAAGCTAAGTTAGCATTCTTCATATATTCGACGGAAACTGATCGTACCCTAGTAGAATGGAGAGCTAGGTTTGACGTCACATTTCTGCATGTGCAAAAGGATACTAGCCACGGTCAGATGAGAGCTGTTGAGATTATGCAGTATGTTGCTAAACATTGTAAAGGAAAGCCTAAGCCTAGCCAAGAGCGGAATGGTGCAGTCTCCAAGCAATCTCCTATAATTGCACAAAATCTTCAATCATTTCCTACTCTAAAAGACAAGCTCAATCAACATCACTTGGAAACAAGTAGTAAAAATAAAGACGGAAATGTTCCAGCGCAAATGGCGTCTCCAATTGCGAAGCTTCCAGATCCCACTTTGGGAGAGGGTATTTTAGAAAATCTTAAGGAATCACCCTTGTCTACCAATGGTTTAGCATCTGGCATGACAGTTTTCCCGAAGTTCACTATAGAAATCACTAACCCGTTTAAAAAGAATGGAGTTTGA